A portion of the Perognathus longimembris pacificus isolate PPM17 chromosome 20, ASM2315922v1, whole genome shotgun sequence genome contains these proteins:
- the LOC125368125 gene encoding zinc finger protein 69-like yields MLVRIHCEKQPYECKECQKTFRYSSVLQKHQRIHTGEKPFKCQQCGQCFNQLSNCRQHFRIHTGERPYRCQRGNLIIHQQIHTGERPYQCAQCDKSFKKISTSLEHQRIHTLEKPHECKCCGKSFRNLSNFKRHERTHTGEKRYTCEQCHKSFKHSFTLRSHQRIHTGEKPYECKHCGKTFCFISNLKEHGRTHTGEKPFTCEQCQKSFKYSSNLRAHQRIHTGEKPYECKHCGKTFRENSDLKRHGSTHTEKKCYNCEQCHKSFKHSFTLRRHQRGHTGERPYKCQSCGKSFIHSSYLRNHEKIHMPKEP; encoded by the exons ATGTTAGta AGAATCCACTGTGAAAAgcaaccctatgaatgtaaagaaTGCCAGAAAACTTTTCGCTACTCCTCGGTGTTGCAGAAGCATCAACGAATTCACACTGGGGAGAAACCTTTCAAGTGTCAGCAGTGTGGCCAGTGCTTTAACCAGCTGTCCAATTGCAGACAACATTTCagaattcacacaggagagagaCCCTACCGATGCCAG CGTGGGAATCTGATCATCCACCAGCAaatccacactggagagagaccTTACCAGTGTGCCCAATGTgataaatcctttaaaaaaatctcaacatcTCTGGAACACCAGAGAATACACACCCTGGAGAAGCCTCATGAGTGCAAATGCTGTGGCAAGAGCTTCCGGAACCTCTCCAATTTCAAACGACATGAGAGGACACACACGGGAGAGAAACGCTATACATGTGAACAGTGCCACAAGTCCTTCAAACACAGCTTCACCCTTAGAAGtcaccagagaatccacaccGGGGAAAAACCTTATGAGTGCAAACACTGTGGTAAAACCTTCTGTTTTATATCCAACTTGAAAGAACATGgcaggacacacacaggagagaagccatTCACATGTGAACAGTGCCAGAAATCTTTCAAATACAGCTCCAACCTCAGAGCtcaccagagaatccacactggggagaaaccttatgaatgcaaaCACTGTGGTAAGACTTTCCGGGAAAACTCCGACTTAAAACGTCATGGGAGCACACACACGGAAAAGAAGTGCTACAACTGTGAGCAGTGCCACAAATCCTTCAAACACAGCTTCACTCTTAGAAGGCACCAGAGAGGCCACACTGGGGAAAGACCCTACAAATGCCAATCATGTGGCAAATCATTTATACACAGCTCATATCTGAGGAATCATGAGAAAATCCATATGCCAAAAGAACCCTAA